The Methylomonas montana genome has a window encoding:
- a CDS encoding retron St85 family effector protein: MVKDLRLEHLSSFSLKGSEVSLTPPIIFACGGNADVRLPEPKSVRGFFIEHIVSREPELFSHIRIAENFKDWLNDSKYADLKTFEEDIAHISSLILIFLESPGTIAELGLFATYDNLIDKLIIFVSEFHYSSDSFIKLGLLRYLSGKNEDIVRCYPWDDNNLKNTAKSVINDISEDIKDLLSKHHKREVFQEENPGHISFVIFEIILLFKALKYNEIMDSLECLGLCISKQKLNRFLFLLEKLGFISKKSYGSEFYYPLQKQSRVSLSLKDKTKKILITHKPQLI, encoded by the coding sequence TTGGTAAAAGATTTACGATTAGAACATCTGAGTTCTTTCTCATTGAAAGGCTCAGAAGTTTCGCTGACTCCTCCTATCATATTTGCCTGTGGCGGCAATGCAGATGTTCGCTTACCTGAACCAAAATCCGTTCGTGGTTTCTTTATCGAACATATTGTTTCAAGAGAGCCAGAGTTATTCTCTCATATCAGAATTGCTGAAAATTTCAAGGATTGGCTAAATGATTCGAAATATGCTGATCTTAAAACTTTCGAAGAAGATATTGCTCATATTTCATCTTTAATATTGATATTTTTAGAGAGTCCTGGAACTATTGCCGAGTTAGGGCTTTTTGCAACTTACGACAATTTAATAGATAAGCTGATTATTTTTGTTAGTGAATTTCATTATAGTTCAGACTCGTTCATTAAGCTGGGTCTGTTGCGTTATCTTTCTGGTAAGAATGAAGATATAGTGCGTTGCTATCCTTGGGATGATAATAACCTAAAAAATACAGCAAAGTCAGTTATAAATGACATATCTGAAGATATTAAAGATTTGTTAAGTAAACATCATAAAAGAGAAGTTTTTCAAGAAGAAAATCCGGGACATATTTCGTTTGTGATCTTTGAGATAATCTTGCTATTTAAGGCGTTGAAATATAATGAAATAATGGACTCGCTAGAGTGTTTAGGTCTATGTATTTCTAAACAAAAACTAAACAGGTTTTTGTTTCTTCTTGAAAAGCTAGGCTTTATTTCAAAGAAAAGCTATGGAAGCGAATTTTACTATCCTTTGCAGAAGCAAAGCAGAGTTAGTCTTTCTCTGAAAGATAAAACAAAAAAGATCCTGATTACCCATAAGCCTCAGCTAATTTGA
- a CDS encoding IS1595 family transposase, with protein sequence MKKNPIQFQKGFSLTDFMNRYGTESQCAAGLFQARWPSGFQCPGCGRRRYSVIKTRNLYQCTTCHHQTSLISGTLFEQTKLPLTVWFLAIHLLTQAKTSLSALALKRQIGVSYNTAWSLKHKIMQAMKERDDRKPLTGIIQLDDVYWGGEHRGGKRGRGSENKTPFVAAVALNKEHHPIAMNLNVVKGFRNSEIKRWAGHHLQPGSLVYSDGLACFSAVLDHGCHHYSIVTGGGPDSVTKEEFAWVNTMIGNVKRAINGTYHAIQSKHLPRYLAEFCYRFNRRFDLQTIMPRFLIAAANSPPMPGRLLKLAEAYG encoded by the coding sequence ATGAAAAAGAATCCGATCCAATTTCAAAAAGGCTTTAGCCTGACGGATTTCATGAATCGCTACGGTACTGAAAGCCAGTGTGCCGCAGGGCTATTTCAGGCGCGATGGCCATCCGGGTTTCAATGCCCAGGCTGCGGTCGCCGCCGCTATAGCGTGATCAAGACTCGCAATTTGTATCAGTGCACGACGTGCCATCACCAAACCTCGTTGATCAGCGGTACGCTGTTCGAACAAACCAAGTTGCCGCTCACCGTGTGGTTTCTGGCGATTCATCTGCTGACTCAAGCCAAAACCAGTTTGTCGGCTTTAGCCTTGAAGCGGCAAATCGGCGTTTCCTACAACACCGCCTGGAGCCTCAAGCACAAGATCATGCAGGCAATGAAAGAGCGCGATGATCGCAAACCGCTGACCGGCATTATTCAACTCGATGACGTTTACTGGGGCGGCGAGCATCGGGGTGGCAAACGCGGGCGAGGTTCGGAAAACAAGACGCCTTTTGTCGCGGCGGTGGCGCTGAACAAGGAACACCATCCTATCGCGATGAACTTGAATGTCGTCAAAGGCTTCCGCAACAGCGAAATCAAGCGCTGGGCCGGCCATCATCTTCAGCCGGGTAGTCTGGTGTACTCGGACGGCTTAGCTTGCTTTTCCGCCGTGCTCGATCACGGTTGTCACCATTACTCCATTGTCACCGGCGGTGGTCCTGACAGCGTGACGAAAGAAGAATTCGCCTGGGTCAATACCATGATCGGTAACGTGAAGCGCGCCATCAATGGCACTTACCATGCCATTCAGTCCAAACATTTACCCCGCTATCTGGCCGAGTTTTGTTATCGTTTTAATCGCAGATTCGATCTGCAAACCATAATGCCGCGGTTTCTCATCGCTGCGGCTAATTCTCCACCCATGCCGGGCCGTTTGCTCAAATTAGCTGAGGCTTATGGGTAA